Proteins from a single region of Urocitellus parryii isolate mUroPar1 chromosome 4, mUroPar1.hap1, whole genome shotgun sequence:
- the LOC113176059 gene encoding olfactory receptor 5M5: protein MLVSKKMVRGNSTLVTEFILLGLTDRPELQPILFVLFLVIYLITVGGNLGMVVLIKVDSRLHTPMYYFLASLSCLDLCYSTNVTPKMLVNFLSEKKTISYAACLVQCYFFIAMVITEYYMLAVMAYDRYMAICNPLLYSSKMSKGVCARLIAGPYVYGFLSGLMETMWTYRLTFCSSNIINHFYCADPPLIRLSCSDTFIKETSMFVVAGFNLSNSLLIILISYIFILMAILRMRSAEGRRKAFSTCGSHLVAVTVFYGTLFCMYVRPPTDKSVEQSKIIAVFYTFVSPMLNPIIYSLRNKDVKQAFRKLIRRNVLSK, encoded by the coding sequence ATGTTGGTATCTAAGAAAATGGTCAGAGGAAATTCTACCTTGGTGACAGAATTCATTCTCTTGGGATTGACGGATCGCCCAGAGCTTCAGCCCATCCTCTTTGTGCTGTTCCTGGTGATCTACCTGATCACTGTTGGGGGCAACCTTGGGATGGTGGTGTTAATCAAAGTGGACTCCCGCCTACACACTCCCATGTACTACTTTCTTGCCAGTTTGTCCTGTTTGGACTTGTGCTATTCCACTAATGTGACTCCCAAGATGTTGGTGAACTTTTTATCGGAGAAGAAAACCATTTCCTATGCTGCCTGCTTAGTGCAGTGCTATTTTTTCATTGCCATGGTGATTACTGAGTATTATATGCTAGCTGTGATGGCCTACGACAGGTACATGGCCATCTGTAACCCTTTGCTTTACAGCAGCAAGATGTCCAAAGGAGTCTGTGCTCGCCTGATTGCTGGTCCCTATGTCTATGGGTTCCTTAGTGGCCTGATGGAAACCATGTGGACTTACCGCCTGACCTTCTGCAGCTCCAATATCATTAACCACTTCTATTGCGCAGATCCCCCCCTCATCCGGCTCTCCTGCTCTGACACGTTCATTAAGGAAACATCCATGTTTGTGGTAGCAGGGTTTAATCTCTCCAACTCCCTCCTCATTATCCTCATCTCCTACATCTTCATTCTCATGGCCATTCTGAGGATGCGTTCTGCTGAAGGCAGGCGCAAAGCCTTTTCTACCTGTGGGTCCCACCTGGTGGCAGTGACTGTGTTTTATGGGACCCTGTTCTGCATGTATGTTCGACCTCCCACGGACAAGTCAGTCGAACAGTCCAAAATCATTGCTGTTTTCTACACTTTTGTCAGCCCTATGTTGAATCCCATCATTTATAGTCTGAGAAACAAGGATGTGAAACAAGCTTTTCGGAAACTCATCAGAAGAAATGTGCTCTCTAAATAA